The following proteins are co-located in the Bradyrhizobium sp. AZCC 2176 genome:
- a CDS encoding indolepyruvate ferredoxin oxidoreductase family protein yields the protein MGINQGPISLDQKYTQGTGHIFLTGIQALVRLPMAQIRRDRAAGLNTAGFISGYRGSPLGGYDQQLFAARKHLDQYNIKFQPGVNEDLAATAIWGSQQLNLSPGAKYDGVVGIWYGKGPGVDRCGDVFRHGNTAGSAKNGGVLVLAGDDHGAKSSTVPHQSDHAFISALMPYLYPSSIHEMIEMGLLGIAMSRYSGCWVGMKVITETVETTAEIDLTDEMTPFIIPTDFEMPPGGLNLRWPDDRYAQDLRLQDYKGYAAIAFARANKINRITMDSPNARYGIMASGKSYEDIRQALRELGITEEVAAKIGLRLYKIGMPWPLEPEGVRNFAVGLEEIFIVEERREIVENQVKQELFNWRDDVRPRIVGKMDDHDKRFLTFAAELSVASLASSLTERLLRLNLNPEIAAMLRAKADWFNGRQATQMQAVAPVTRTPYFCSGCPHNTSTKVPEGSRAFAGIGCHFMALWMDRSTETYTHMGGEGVPWVGVAPFTKEEHVFANLGDGTYFHSGSLAIRQAIASGANITYKLLYNDATAMTGGQHVDGELSPQQITFQLHAEGIRNIYLVSENPGAYPASDIAPGVKVAHRDELDAVQKTCRTLKGTSAIVFVQTCAAEKRRRRKRGLMEDPARRVMINPAVCEGCGDCSVQSNCISVEPLETEMGRKRTINQSTCNKDYSCLKGFCPSFVTIDGGKPRRRAPANLGDTGLGDTSLGDIGDLPEPAAFPSLERPYNIAVGGVGGTGVLTIGALLGMAAHIEGKASMILDMSGLAQKGGAVLSHVRLSEHTADVTCSRIVTGTADLVIAADEVVAAAKDTITLCEASRTVGVINTHVIPTADFILNRDFNFQSRKVNHVLETELRKDSSFYDFTKPAEALLGDSIATNIMMLGYAYQKGLLPLSAKAILQAIEVNGVSIKMNTQAFQLGRLAAADPARLEAMMKGQDEVVAPKTLDAMSLDEIIAHRSAFLTEYQNAALAERYRGLVKRVRDAATDGGYGDALPRAVAINYAKLLAYKDEYEVARLFTDGRFEKQVRDQFEGDFKFNFNLAPPILGGGLDALGRPKKRAFGAWMMPVFRTLAKLRFLRGTPFDIFGYSADRKLERDLIAGYEKDVATVLGLLSPLTHDTAVEILSLPDRIRGYGPVKEKAVQDAKARYTQLAADLVNPPPAPRQLAAE from the coding sequence ATGGGAATCAACCAGGGTCCGATCAGTCTCGATCAGAAATACACCCAAGGTACCGGCCACATTTTCCTGACCGGCATCCAGGCGCTGGTCCGCCTGCCGATGGCGCAGATCCGCCGTGACCGCGCCGCAGGGCTGAACACCGCAGGCTTCATTTCCGGCTATCGCGGCTCGCCGCTCGGCGGCTACGACCAGCAGCTCTTCGCCGCGCGAAAACACCTCGACCAATACAACATCAAGTTTCAGCCCGGCGTGAACGAGGACCTCGCGGCCACCGCGATCTGGGGCTCGCAGCAGCTCAACCTTTCGCCCGGCGCCAAATATGATGGCGTGGTCGGTATCTGGTACGGCAAGGGCCCCGGCGTCGACCGCTGTGGCGACGTCTTCAGACACGGGAACACGGCGGGCTCAGCCAAAAACGGCGGCGTGCTCGTCCTTGCCGGCGACGACCACGGCGCAAAGTCCTCGACCGTCCCGCATCAGTCGGACCATGCCTTCATCTCCGCACTGATGCCTTACCTCTATCCCTCCAGCATCCATGAAATGATCGAGATGGGCCTGTTGGGTATCGCGATGTCGCGCTACTCCGGCTGCTGGGTCGGCATGAAGGTGATCACCGAGACGGTGGAAACTACCGCCGAGATCGACCTCACCGACGAGATGACGCCCTTCATCATTCCGACCGATTTCGAGATGCCGCCGGGCGGGCTCAATCTGCGCTGGCCCGACGATCGCTATGCCCAGGACCTGCGCCTGCAGGACTACAAGGGCTATGCCGCGATCGCCTTTGCCCGCGCCAACAAGATCAACCGCATCACCATGGATTCGCCGAATGCCCGCTACGGCATCATGGCGTCAGGCAAGAGCTACGAGGACATCCGTCAGGCGCTGCGCGAACTCGGGATCACCGAGGAAGTCGCCGCCAAGATTGGCTTGCGGCTTTACAAGATCGGCATGCCCTGGCCGCTGGAGCCGGAAGGCGTGCGCAATTTTGCCGTTGGCCTCGAGGAAATCTTCATCGTCGAGGAGCGCCGCGAAATCGTCGAAAATCAAGTGAAACAGGAGCTGTTCAACTGGCGCGACGACGTCCGGCCGCGCATCGTCGGCAAGATGGACGATCACGACAAGCGCTTCCTGACTTTTGCCGCCGAGCTTAGCGTCGCTTCGCTGGCAAGCTCGCTGACGGAACGATTGCTTCGACTTAATCTCAATCCCGAAATCGCCGCGATGCTTCGCGCCAAGGCCGACTGGTTCAACGGCCGGCAGGCGACCCAGATGCAGGCGGTCGCCCCCGTCACCCGCACGCCGTATTTCTGCTCGGGCTGCCCGCACAACACCTCGACCAAGGTGCCCGAAGGCAGCCGCGCCTTTGCCGGCATCGGCTGCCACTTCATGGCGCTGTGGATGGACCGCTCGACCGAGACCTACACCCACATGGGAGGCGAGGGCGTGCCGTGGGTCGGCGTCGCGCCCTTCACCAAGGAAGAACACGTCTTCGCCAATCTCGGCGACGGCACTTACTTCCACTCCGGCAGCCTCGCGATTCGGCAGGCCATCGCGTCGGGCGCCAACATCACCTACAAGCTCCTCTATAACGACGCCACCGCGATGACCGGCGGCCAGCATGTCGACGGCGAATTGTCGCCGCAGCAGATCACCTTCCAGCTTCACGCCGAGGGCATCCGCAACATCTATCTGGTTTCGGAAAACCCCGGCGCCTATCCGGCGTCCGACATCGCGCCCGGCGTCAAGGTCGCGCACCGTGACGAACTCGACGCGGTCCAGAAGACCTGCCGCACGCTCAAGGGCACCTCGGCGATCGTCTTCGTGCAGACCTGCGCGGCCGAAAAGCGCCGCCGCCGCAAGCGCGGCCTGATGGAAGACCCGGCGCGCCGCGTCATGATCAATCCGGCGGTCTGCGAAGGCTGCGGGGATTGCTCGGTGCAGTCGAACTGCATCTCGGTGGAGCCTTTGGAAACCGAGATGGGCCGCAAGCGCACCATCAACCAGTCGACCTGCAACAAGGACTATTCGTGTCTGAAGGGCTTTTGCCCGTCCTTCGTCACCATCGACGGCGGCAAGCCGCGCCGCCGCGCGCCGGCGAACCTTGGCGACACAGGCCTTGGTGACACAAGCCTTGGCGACATCGGCGATCTGCCCGAGCCGGCTGCGTTCCCCTCGCTGGAGCGGCCCTACAACATCGCGGTCGGCGGCGTCGGCGGCACCGGCGTGCTGACGATCGGCGCGCTGCTCGGCATGGCCGCGCATATCGAGGGCAAGGCCAGCATGATCCTCGACATGTCCGGCCTCGCGCAAAAGGGCGGCGCGGTGCTCAGCCATGTGCGCCTGTCAGAACACACCGCCGACGTCACCTGTTCGCGCATCGTCACCGGCACCGCCGATCTGGTGATAGCCGCCGACGAGGTGGTGGCCGCCGCCAAGGACACCATCACGCTCTGCGAAGCCAGCCGCACTGTCGGCGTCATCAACACCCACGTCATTCCGACCGCCGACTTCATCCTCAACCGCGACTTCAATTTCCAGAGCCGCAAGGTCAACCACGTGCTGGAGACCGAGCTGCGCAAGGACTCTTCTTTCTACGACTTCACCAAGCCAGCCGAGGCGCTGCTCGGCGATTCCATCGCCACCAACATCATGATGCTGGGCTATGCCTATCAGAAGGGCCTGCTGCCGCTGTCGGCGAAGGCTATTCTGCAGGCGATCGAGGTCAACGGCGTTTCGATCAAGATGAACACGCAGGCCTTCCAGCTCGGCCGTCTTGCCGCCGCCGACCCGGCGCGGCTTGAGGCCATGATGAAGGGGCAGGACGAGGTCGTTGCACCGAAGACGCTGGATGCGATGTCGCTCGACGAGATCATCGCCCACCGCAGCGCATTTCTGACCGAATATCAAAACGCCGCGCTCGCCGAGCGCTATCGGGGTCTCGTGAAACGTGTCCGCGACGCCGCCACCGACGGCGGCTACGGCGACGCGCTTCCGCGCGCGGTCGCGATCAATTACGCCAAACTGCTCGCTTACAAGGACGAGTACGAGGTCGCACGGCTGTTCACCGACGGCCGTTTCGAAAAGCAGGTTCGCGACCAGTTCGAAGGCGACTTCAAGTTCAACTTCAATCTGGCGCCGCCGATCCTGGGCGGCGGCCTCGATGCGCTCGGCCGGCCGAAGAAGCGCGCGTTCGGCGCCTGGATGATGCCGGTGTTCCGGACGCTGGCCAAATTGCGCTTCTTGCGCGGCACGCCGTTCGACATCTTCGGCTACAGCGCCGACCGCAAGCTCGAGCGCGATCTTATTGCTGGCTATGAGAAGGACGTCGCCACCGTGCTCGGCCTGCTGTCGCCGCTCACCCACGATACCGCCGTCGAAATTCTCTCGCTGCCCGACCGCATCCGCGGCTACGGCCCGGTGAAGGAGAAGGCGGTGCAGGACGCAAAAGCGCGCTACACGCAACTCGCCGCCGACCTCGTCAACCCGCCGCCGGCGCCGCGGCAACTCGCGGCGGAGTAG
- a CDS encoding cytochrome c has protein sequence MRTILAGVLLCTAFAIATGHAQSKPDLRSEPSAEDIARGKALTDAGDCASCHTADSAKPFAGGKRIDTPFGGIYSPNLTPDRETGLGAWSDDDFYRALRFGVARDGSRYYPAFPYPNFTRLTRQDIFAIRAYLATLAPVSNAPRAPELRWPFNYRVVMRGWNWLFFKPGILMPDQQKSAEWNRGRYLVEGVAHCGTCHTPKNILGADRRGQKYGGGRVAGMFAPRLDGAERSGLKSWSVEDITEYLQSGRNARSHAGELMSEVVVNSTSVMSDADVRAIAVYLKDLPAGAPEPKVTPPPPTQMAAGEKLYKGACIACHEADGSGAPRIYPPLPGNANLQSADASSTLRIILDGAETVTTPRAPNKGSMPAYAAKMTDQQIADVTNYIRNAWGNAAPLVTAEQVARARRK, from the coding sequence ATGCGGACGATTCTCGCTGGGGTGCTTTTGTGCACTGCGTTCGCCATTGCCACGGGCCATGCCCAATCCAAGCCAGATTTGAGGAGCGAGCCGAGCGCCGAAGATATCGCGCGCGGCAAGGCGCTGACCGACGCCGGCGACTGCGCGAGCTGCCACACCGCCGATTCCGCAAAGCCGTTCGCTGGGGGCAAGCGGATCGACACCCCGTTCGGCGGCATCTATTCGCCCAATCTGACGCCGGACCGCGAGACGGGCTTGGGCGCCTGGAGCGATGACGACTTCTACCGCGCTTTGCGCTTCGGCGTGGCGCGCGACGGCTCGCGCTATTACCCGGCCTTCCCCTATCCGAATTTCACCAGGCTGACGCGCCAGGACATTTTTGCCATTCGCGCCTACCTGGCGACGCTGGCGCCGGTGAGCAACGCGCCGCGCGCGCCCGAGCTGCGCTGGCCGTTCAATTATCGCGTCGTGATGCGCGGCTGGAACTGGCTGTTCTTCAAGCCCGGCATTCTGATGCCGGACCAGCAGAAGAGCGCGGAGTGGAATCGTGGCCGCTATCTGGTCGAGGGCGTCGCGCATTGCGGCACCTGCCATACGCCGAAGAACATCCTTGGCGCGGACAGGCGCGGCCAGAAGTATGGCGGCGGGCGGGTCGCGGGCATGTTCGCGCCGCGGCTGGACGGCGCCGAGCGCAGCGGGCTGAAATCCTGGAGCGTGGAAGACATCACGGAGTATCTGCAGAGCGGCCGCAACGCCAGGAGCCATGCCGGTGAACTGATGTCGGAGGTCGTGGTCAATTCGACGTCTGTCATGAGCGATGCGGATGTCCGCGCGATCGCGGTTTACCTGAAAGACCTGCCGGCGGGCGCGCCGGAGCCGAAGGTCACTCCGCCTCCACCGACGCAAATGGCCGCGGGCGAAAAGCTCTACAAGGGTGCCTGCATCGCCTGCCACGAGGCCGACGGCTCGGGCGCGCCGCGGATCTATCCGCCGCTGCCGGGCAACGCCAACCTGCAATCCGCTGACGCATCGAGCACGCTGCGCATCATCCTCGACGGCGCGGAGACCGTCACGACGCCGCGCGCGCCCAACAAAGGATCGATGCCGGCCTATGCCGCGAAGATGACCGACCAGCAGATTGCCGACGTGACGAACTACATCCGCAATGCCTGGGGCAATGCGGCGCCGCTGGTAACGGCAGAACAGGTCGCGAGGGCGCGCCGCAAATAG
- a CDS encoding isocitrate lyase/PEP mutase family protein, which yields MLTPADKRTAFRKLHESGCFIIPNPFDVGSAVALQHLGFKALASTSAGFAWTLAKADNRVTVDDVCTHLAAICAAVDIPVNADFEDGFAHEPDKVAVNVARAVKTGVSGLSIEDFTGDNAKPLFDRALAVDRIKAARKAIDADNSGVLLTGRCEAFLRGQKDLKLVIDRLTAYAEAGADCLYAPGISTPEEISAVVKAVHPKPVNLLVGAAGPSLAAASDLGVRRISVGGALARMAWAGFMKASKEMAEQGTFKEFANGYPGGELNKMFS from the coding sequence ATGCTGACACCTGCTGACAAACGCACCGCATTCAGGAAATTGCACGAGAGCGGATGCTTCATCATCCCCAATCCCTTTGACGTCGGCAGCGCGGTAGCCCTGCAGCATCTTGGCTTCAAGGCGCTGGCTTCCACCAGCGCGGGCTTTGCCTGGACTCTGGCGAAGGCCGACAACCGCGTCACCGTTGACGATGTCTGCACACATCTCGCCGCGATCTGCGCGGCGGTCGATATCCCCGTCAATGCCGACTTCGAGGACGGCTTTGCGCACGAGCCGGACAAGGTCGCCGTCAATGTGGCACGCGCGGTGAAGACCGGCGTTTCAGGACTTTCGATCGAGGACTTTACCGGTGATAATGCAAAACCCCTGTTCGATCGCGCTTTGGCAGTCGATCGCATCAAGGCGGCGCGGAAAGCCATCGATGCCGACAATAGCGGCGTCCTGCTCACCGGCCGCTGCGAGGCGTTCCTGCGCGGGCAGAAGGATCTGAAGCTCGTGATCGACCGGCTCACTGCTTATGCCGAAGCCGGCGCCGATTGTCTCTATGCGCCCGGTATCTCAACGCCGGAAGAGATTTCGGCTGTGGTGAAGGCGGTGCATCCAAAGCCGGTCAATCTCCTGGTCGGCGCCGCCGGCCCGTCGCTGGCGGCGGCCTCCGATCTCGGCGTCCGCCGGATCAGCGTCGGCGGCGCGCTGGCGCGGATGGCGTGGGCCGGCTTCATGAAGGCATCAAAGGAGATGGCCGAGCAGGGGACATTCAAGGAGTTCGCCAACGGCTATCCCGGCGGCGAACTCAACAAGATGTTCAGCTAG
- a CDS encoding NIPSNAP family protein: MTVTVFIRYQLDPFKRALFEQYSKNWLTIIPKCGGDLLGYWMPHEGTNNIAFALISFESLAAYESYRARLRADSEGMANFNFAEENKFILAEERTFLRKVVA, encoded by the coding sequence ATGACCGTCACCGTTTTCATCCGCTACCAGCTCGATCCATTCAAGCGCGCGCTGTTCGAGCAGTACTCAAAAAACTGGCTCACCATCATCCCGAAATGCGGCGGCGACCTGCTCGGCTACTGGATGCCGCATGAGGGCACCAACAACATCGCGTTTGCGCTGATCTCGTTCGAGAGCCTCGCTGCCTATGAAAGCTACCGCGCGCGGCTGCGCGCCGACAGCGAAGGCATGGCCAACTTCAATTTCGCCGAGGAGAACAAGTTCATCCTCGCCGAGGAGCGGACGTTCCTGCGCAAGGTCGTGGCGTGA
- a CDS encoding ArsR/SmtB family transcription factor has product MKAGPDIAMVASLVGDPARSNMLTALMTGRALTASELAHQAGITPQTASSHLAKLEAGGLIEPEKQGRHRYYRLTGPDVAHVLEGLAGLAERAGHTRVRTGPKEPALRRARICYDHLAGDLGVQMLDSLRKQRLVRQTKQDIELTGEGKRFMAQALQIDTEALAHPRRPVCKACLDWSERRHHLAGTLGAAVMNRFTELNWASRDPTPGSRVVNFTRTGEKRFAALFGSEPA; this is encoded by the coding sequence ATGAAAGCAGGCCCCGACATCGCCATGGTCGCCTCCCTGGTCGGCGATCCCGCGCGTTCCAACATGCTGACCGCGCTGATGACCGGCCGCGCGCTGACCGCGAGCGAGCTGGCGCACCAGGCCGGCATCACGCCGCAGACCGCGAGTTCGCATCTGGCAAAACTCGAGGCCGGCGGCCTGATCGAGCCGGAGAAGCAGGGCCGTCACCGCTATTACCGCCTCACCGGCCCCGACGTCGCCCATGTGCTCGAAGGCTTGGCAGGTCTCGCCGAGCGCGCCGGCCACACCCGCGTGCGCACGGGGCCGAAGGAGCCGGCGCTGCGGCGGGCGCGGATCTGCTACGATCATCTGGCAGGCGATCTCGGCGTGCAGATGCTCGACAGCCTGCGCAAGCAGCGGCTGGTCCGGCAAACCAAACAGGACATCGAACTCACCGGCGAAGGCAAGCGCTTCATGGCGCAGGCGCTGCAGATCGACACGGAGGCGCTGGCGCACCCGCGCCGGCCGGTCTGCAAGGCCTGTCTCGACTGGAGCGAACGCCGCCATCATCTCGCCGGCACGCTGGGTGCCGCCGTGATGAACCGGTTCACCGAACTCAACTGGGCGTCGCGCGATCCGACGCCGGGCAGCCGCGTCGTCAACTTCACCCGCACCGGCGAAAAGCGCTTCGCGGCGCTGTTCGGGAGTGAGCCGGCTTAA
- a CDS encoding alpha/beta fold hydrolase produces MQRAIVICFSIIVGSLPCALAAEPAVREFSAREPSAREPYGIALEGFAYPYPVHLLPLVNDGEQMRMAYMDVAPAQPNGRTVVLLHGRNFPSSYWAPVIKTLSDAGYRAVVPDQIGFGKSSKPQGELHFDTLARNTIALLDHLGIAKADIVAHSLGGMLGVRIARAWPDRIAHLLLTAPIGLEDYRLYVPPTPTEKILENEDKLTADGYRKQLETNYALKLPPEQVTPFIDARFNIKGSAEYPRWLRAFVSSAQMIYREPVAHEIPLITQPTLFVMGADDHNAPGRANAPEALRAKMGQNAELAKALAAKMPNGRAEVIPNTGHLVFLEAPARYSELLLGFLAVAP; encoded by the coding sequence ATGCAACGCGCGATCGTGATCTGCTTTTCGATTATCGTGGGCAGCCTCCCCTGCGCGCTGGCAGCCGAGCCTGCCGTGCGCGAGTTCTCTGCGCGCGAACCCTCTGCGCGCGAACCCTATGGCATCGCGCTCGAGGGTTTTGCGTATCCCTACCCCGTCCACCTGCTGCCGCTCGTGAACGACGGCGAGCAGATGCGGATGGCCTATATGGACGTAGCTCCCGCGCAGCCGAACGGGCGGACCGTGGTGCTGCTGCATGGCCGCAATTTTCCATCGAGCTATTGGGCGCCAGTCATCAAGACGCTGAGCGATGCCGGCTATCGCGCGGTGGTGCCGGACCAGATCGGCTTCGGCAAATCCTCCAAGCCGCAAGGCGAGCTGCATTTCGACACGCTGGCGCGCAACACGATCGCACTGCTCGATCATCTCGGAATCGCAAAGGCCGACATCGTGGCGCATTCGCTCGGCGGCATGCTTGGCGTGCGGATCGCGCGCGCCTGGCCCGACCGGATTGCGCATCTGTTGCTGACCGCTCCGATCGGCCTGGAGGATTACCGGCTCTACGTACCGCCGACGCCGACCGAAAAAATTCTGGAGAATGAAGACAAGCTCACGGCGGACGGCTATCGCAAGCAGTTAGAAACCAATTACGCGCTGAAGCTGCCGCCCGAACAGGTTACGCCGTTCATCGACGCGCGTTTCAATATCAAGGGCAGCGCCGAATATCCGCGCTGGCTGCGCGCCTTCGTCAGCTCCGCGCAAATGATTTACCGCGAGCCGGTCGCGCACGAGATCCCGCTGATCACGCAGCCGACGCTGTTCGTGATGGGCGCCGACGACCACAACGCGCCGGGAAGAGCCAATGCGCCGGAAGCGCTGCGCGCGAAAATGGGACAGAACGCCGAGCTGGCCAAAGCGCTCGCCGCGAAAATGCCGAACGGCCGGGCCGAGGTGATTCCCAATACCGGACACCTGGTCTTCCTGGAGGCGCCGGCCAGATACAGTGAACTGTTGCTCGGATTTCTGGCCGTAGCGCCATGA
- a CDS encoding GCG_CRPN prefix-to-repeats domain-containing protein, whose amino-acid sequence MKYLFAAVLALGTVASFSAAEAAGGCGPGWHRGPYGGCQPNRRAVVVRPAPVVVVRPAAPAVVVRPGRVCPYGTVWRYGRCRAY is encoded by the coding sequence ATGAAGTACCTTTTCGCAGCAGTTTTGGCCCTGGGCACCGTTGCCAGCTTCAGCGCGGCGGAAGCCGCCGGCGGATGCGGCCCCGGCTGGCATCGCGGCCCCTATGGTGGCTGCCAGCCCAATCGCCGGGCCGTTGTGGTTCGTCCAGCCCCGGTCGTCGTGGTGCGGCCTGCAGCTCCGGCCGTCGTGGTGCGGCCCGGCCGCGTGTGCCCGTATGGCACGGTGTGGCGCTATGGACGCTGCCGCGCTTACTGA
- a CDS encoding twin-arginine translocation signal domain-containing protein — protein sequence MERRHFLKLALGFAAGGVALAASAQAAPLMPAPLADDAKLPPDANAQPAVTSGDEVDRLTPEEVRWGRGRHRGWGRRHWGWRRRHWGWRRRRRRYWGWHRRRRWRRRYWRRRRYYW from the coding sequence ATGGAACGCCGCCACTTTCTGAAACTCGCCCTTGGATTTGCCGCGGGCGGTGTCGCGCTTGCAGCAAGCGCGCAGGCCGCGCCGCTGATGCCGGCGCCGCTCGCCGACGACGCTAAACTCCCTCCCGATGCGAACGCTCAACCCGCCGTCACATCAGGCGATGAGGTCGACCGCCTCACACCCGAAGAAGTGCGCTGGGGTCGCGGCCGTCATCGCGGCTGGGGCCGTCGGCACTGGGGCTGGCGTCGCCGGCACTGGGGTTGGCGCCGCCGGCGTCGCAGATATTGGGGTTGGCATCGCCGCCGTCGTTGGCGCCGCCGCTACTGGCGTCGTCGTCGTTACTATTGGTGA
- a CDS encoding Bug family tripartite tricarboxylate transporter substrate binding protein, whose translation MFAKINRRHFIAAGTAAAAMPLLSRGASAQAAWPSRNIRMVCSYPAGGQTDLLARAFGDFISRQVGKTVVIENKAGASGSIGAADVARAEPDGHTILCSISATYVMNRVMMKNPGYDMDRDLTLVSIIPGAGLLLVASLASGVKTLDDFVAFARKKGQVNFGTYSAGSAPHITINELNKQYGLKIEPIHYRGEAPMWTGLLDGTLDVAMGSYTAAQTVLQGNKGVVFAVHSKKVDAIPNVKTLPEQGATSKFFTLSGFTGWAVPKAVPQPIVDRLAELCVAANSDPKVKEVLATFVLDPALGFKESNALYQRELPAWIESALALGLEPA comes from the coding sequence ATGTTTGCGAAAATCAATCGCCGTCACTTCATCGCTGCCGGCACGGCGGCGGCCGCGATGCCTTTGCTCTCGCGTGGCGCCTCGGCGCAAGCTGCGTGGCCGTCGCGAAATATCCGGATGGTCTGCAGCTATCCGGCGGGCGGGCAGACCGATCTGCTCGCGCGCGCCTTCGGCGATTTCATCTCCAGGCAGGTGGGAAAGACCGTCGTCATCGAGAACAAGGCGGGCGCGTCCGGCTCGATCGGCGCGGCGGACGTCGCGCGCGCGGAGCCGGACGGTCACACCATTCTGTGCTCGATTTCCGCGACCTATGTGATGAACCGGGTCATGATGAAGAACCCGGGCTATGACATGGATAGAGACCTGACGCTAGTCAGCATCATTCCGGGCGCCGGTCTGCTGCTGGTCGCGAGCCTGGCGTCCGGCGTCAAGACGCTGGACGATTTCGTCGCGTTCGCGCGCAAGAAGGGGCAGGTAAACTTCGGCACCTATAGCGCGGGCTCGGCGCCGCACATCACGATCAATGAACTCAACAAGCAGTATGGCCTCAAGATCGAACCGATCCACTACCGGGGCGAAGCGCCGATGTGGACGGGGCTGTTGGACGGCACGCTCGATGTCGCGATGGGCAGCTACACGGCAGCCCAAACCGTTCTGCAAGGGAATAAAGGTGTTGTGTTCGCGGTGCATTCGAAAAAGGTCGACGCGATCCCGAACGTCAAGACGCTGCCCGAACAAGGCGCGACATCGAAGTTCTTCACCTTGAGCGGCTTCACCGGCTGGGCGGTGCCGAAGGCTGTGCCGCAACCGATCGTCGACCGGCTGGCGGAACTGTGCGTCGCGGCCAATAGCGATCCGAAGGTGAAGGAAGTTCTCGCCACTTTCGTGCTGGATCCGGCACTCGGCTTCAAGGAAAGCAATGCGCTGTATCAGCGCGAATTGCCGGCCTGGATCGAGAGCGCGCTGGCGCTCGGCCTGGAGCCCGCCTAG
- a CDS encoding GNAT family N-acetyltransferase — protein sequence MSVAPEVKSADANVQAGAISTIVLGFAADPMARWAWPDPSVYLRTMPRFVNALGGRAFEHGTAYITEGARAVALWLPPGVEPDEAEMGAIMEETQRPETAEDIGAVMKGMAEHHPLEPHWYLPFIATDPNRFGQGLGTLLMKHALRRCDEEGIAAYLESSNPRNISLYERHGFKITGRIQSGSSPVLTPMLRPASRAL from the coding sequence ATGTCGGTGGCGCCGGAAGTCAAATCCGCGGACGCAAACGTCCAGGCAGGCGCGATCAGCACCATTGTGCTCGGCTTTGCAGCCGACCCGATGGCGCGTTGGGCTTGGCCCGATCCGTCCGTGTACCTCAGAACAATGCCTCGGTTCGTCAATGCTCTCGGCGGCCGGGCTTTCGAGCATGGCACAGCCTACATTACTGAAGGGGCTCGCGCCGTTGCCCTGTGGCTGCCGCCAGGCGTCGAGCCAGATGAAGCAGAAATGGGCGCAATCATGGAGGAGACCCAGCGCCCGGAGACCGCCGAGGATATCGGGGCCGTCATGAAAGGAATGGCCGAACATCATCCCCTTGAGCCGCATTGGTATCTGCCTTTTATCGCCACCGATCCGAACAGGTTCGGGCAGGGGCTCGGCACGTTGCTGATGAAGCACGCCCTTCGACGATGCGACGAGGAGGGCATCGCGGCCTACCTCGAAAGCTCGAATCCGCGTAACATTTCGCTCTATGAACGTCATGGCTTCAAGATCACCGGCAGAATCCAAAGTGGCTCTTCTCCAGTGCTGACGCCGATGCTGCGGCCCGCATCCCGCGCGCTCTAA